In Gemmatimonadetes bacterium T265, one DNA window encodes the following:
- a CDS encoding DNA-directed RNA polymerase sigma-70 factor, translating to MKDGARAAVYRDESRRVLATLIRLLGDFDLAEEALHDAFAAALERWPRDGMPANPRAWLVSAGRFRALDRLRRERAFDARRGELARAPEGACAAADDVADGGIADDRLRLVFTCCHPSLSIDAQVALTLRTVGGLTTEEIARAFLVPAPTLAQRVVRAKAKIRDARIPYEVPAAHELPARPDAVLAVLYLVFNEGYAATAGGALTRADLSAEAIRLARLVAELPPGGAEVEGLLALMLLTDARRAARATPDGDVALLEDQDRRLWDRAQIAEGLARVERALRARPVSAYALQAAIAALHGEAPRADATDWRQIVALYDLLLAARPSPVVELNRAAAVAMADGPEYGVARGLALVDALLARGELAAYQPAHAARAELLRRLGRAGEARAAYEEALRLTAHGPQRRFLVRRLTEVPV from the coding sequence GTGAAGGACGGCGCGCGCGCGGCCGTCTACCGCGACGAGTCGCGCCGCGTGCTCGCCACGCTCATCCGCCTCCTCGGCGACTTCGACCTCGCCGAGGAGGCGCTGCACGACGCGTTCGCCGCCGCACTCGAGCGGTGGCCGCGCGACGGGATGCCGGCGAACCCGCGGGCGTGGCTCGTGAGCGCCGGGCGCTTCCGCGCGCTCGACCGCCTGCGGCGCGAGCGCGCGTTCGACGCCCGGCGCGGCGAGCTCGCCCGGGCGCCGGAAGGAGCCTGCGCCGCGGCCGACGACGTCGCGGACGGCGGGATCGCCGACGACCGCCTGCGCCTCGTCTTCACCTGCTGTCACCCTTCGTTAAGCATCGACGCGCAGGTCGCGCTCACCCTGCGCACGGTGGGCGGCCTGACGACCGAGGAGATCGCGCGCGCGTTCCTCGTCCCCGCGCCGACGCTGGCACAGCGCGTGGTGCGCGCGAAGGCCAAGATCCGCGACGCGCGCATCCCGTACGAGGTCCCCGCGGCGCACGAGCTGCCGGCGCGGCCGGACGCCGTGCTCGCGGTGCTCTACCTCGTTTTCAACGAGGGCTACGCCGCGACCGCGGGGGGCGCGCTCACGCGCGCCGACCTCTCGGCCGAAGCGATCCGGCTGGCCCGGCTCGTGGCCGAGCTGCCCCCGGGCGGCGCGGAGGTGGAAGGGCTCCTGGCGCTCATGCTGCTGACCGACGCGCGGCGCGCGGCGCGCGCGACGCCGGACGGCGACGTGGCGCTCCTCGAAGACCAGGACCGCCGGTTGTGGGACCGGGCGCAGATCGCCGAAGGGCTCGCGCGCGTCGAGCGGGCGCTTCGGGCGCGGCCGGTCAGCGCGTACGCGCTCCAGGCCGCGATCGCCGCCCTGCACGGCGAGGCGCCGCGCGCCGACGCGACCGACTGGCGACAGATCGTCGCGCTCTACGACCTGCTGCTCGCCGCGCGGCCGTCGCCGGTCGTCGAGCTGAACCGGGCCGCCGCGGTCGCGATGGCCGACGGCCCCGAGTACGGCGTGGCGCGCGGGCTCGCGCTCGTCGACGCGCTGCTCGCGCGCGGGGAGCTGGCCGCGTACCAGCCGGCGCACGCCGCGCGCGCGGAGCTGCTGCGGCGGCTCGGGCGCGCGGGCGAGGCGCGCGCGGCGTACGAGGAGGCGCTTCGCTTGACGGCGCACGGACCGCAGCGGAGGTTCCTCGTACGGCGCCTCACGGAGGTGCCCGTGTAG
- a CDS encoding acyl-CoA dehydrogenase, with protein sequence MATEIAPERTSAATPESDTSDVEQYLASPEQRPTAGDLFNIDAALTEEERAVRDSVRRFVDEEVLPIIGKHYVEGTFPRHLIPKMGELGVFGANLPEEYGCAGLNNVQYGLIMQELERGDSGIRSFASVQGALVMYPIYAFGSEAQRREWLPKMATGETIGCFGLTEPDYGSNPAGMITVAREQADGSFVLNGAKMWITNGSAAQVAVVWAKTVRHGETAVGDDKTIRGFVVPTDLPGFRARDQKGKLSLRASDTSELTFEDVRLPADAILPKSGGLKSPLMCLTQARYGISWGALGAAIACFEEATAYAKTRVMFDRPIGGFQIQQVRLADMLTEITKGQLLSLHLGRCKDAGTFTPTMVSLAKRNNVSIATDVAREARRLLGGNGILAEYASMRHMANLESVYTYEGTHDVHSLILGQAITGLNAFK encoded by the coding sequence ATGGCCACCGAGATCGCCCCCGAGCGGACGTCCGCCGCGACGCCCGAGTCCGACACGTCCGACGTCGAGCAGTACCTCGCCTCGCCCGAACAGCGCCCGACGGCGGGCGACCTGTTCAACATCGACGCCGCGCTCACCGAAGAGGAGCGCGCGGTGCGCGACTCCGTGCGGCGCTTCGTCGACGAGGAGGTGCTGCCGATCATCGGCAAGCACTACGTCGAGGGGACGTTCCCGCGGCACCTCATCCCGAAGATGGGCGAGCTCGGGGTGTTCGGCGCAAACCTGCCCGAGGAGTACGGCTGCGCGGGGCTGAACAACGTGCAGTACGGGCTCATCATGCAGGAGCTCGAGCGCGGCGACTCGGGGATCCGCTCGTTCGCCTCGGTGCAGGGCGCGCTCGTCATGTACCCGATCTACGCGTTCGGCTCGGAGGCGCAGCGGCGGGAGTGGCTGCCGAAGATGGCGACGGGCGAGACCATCGGCTGCTTCGGGCTGACGGAGCCGGACTACGGGTCGAACCCGGCCGGGATGATCACGGTCGCGCGCGAGCAGGCGGACGGATCGTTCGTGCTGAACGGCGCGAAGATGTGGATCACGAACGGCTCGGCCGCGCAGGTCGCGGTCGTCTGGGCCAAGACCGTGCGCCACGGCGAGACCGCGGTCGGCGACGACAAGACGATCCGCGGCTTCGTCGTCCCGACGGACCTGCCGGGGTTCCGCGCGCGCGACCAGAAGGGGAAGCTCTCGCTCCGCGCGTCGGACACGAGCGAGCTCACGTTCGAGGACGTGCGGCTGCCGGCGGACGCGATCCTGCCGAAGTCGGGCGGGCTCAAGAGCCCGCTCATGTGCCTGACGCAGGCGCGCTACGGGATCTCGTGGGGCGCGTTGGGCGCCGCGATCGCCTGCTTCGAGGAGGCGACGGCGTACGCCAAGACGCGCGTCATGTTCGACCGGCCGATCGGCGGGTTCCAGATCCAGCAGGTGCGCCTCGCCGACATGCTCACCGAGATCACCAAGGGGCAGCTGCTCTCGCTGCACCTCGGCCGGTGCAAGGACGCGGGGACGTTCACGCCGACGATGGTCTCGCTCGCGAAGCGCAACAACGTGTCGATCGCGACCGACGTCGCGCGCGAAGCGCGGCGGCTGTTAGGCGGGAACGGCATTCTGGCCGAGTACGCGAGCATGCGGCACATGGCCAACCTGGAGAGCGTGTACACGTACGAGGGAACGCACGACGTGCACTCGCTCATCCTCGGGCAGGCGATCACGGGGCTGAACGCGTTCAAGTGA
- the cstA gene encoding carbon starvation protein A, translating to MRRPTARALPGALLWLAVALLGAAAFAVVALARGEPVNAAWLVTAAVCTYLVAYRFYGRAIARGLFALDPDRPTPAHRLADGRDYVPTNRWVVFGHHFAAIAGPGPLVGPTLAAQFGYLPGALWLIVGVALAGAVQDFVILCASLRRDGASLGQMARDEIGPVAGLAAQLAVLGIMVVLISVIALVVVNALAESPWGTVTVALTIPIALLMGGYLRWARPGRVLEATAMGLVLLAAALWAGRAVAGSPALAPLFTLSKPALAFILMGYGFAASVLPVWLLLAPRDYLSAFVKIGVVVALALGIVVAHPPLAMPAVTRFVDGTGPVFAGRVFPFVFITIACGAISGFHALIASGTTPKLLDRETDAPLVGYGAMLTESLVAVMALVGACVLTPGVYFAINAPAGVLGATAASAAAKIATWGFAVSPAELDALARQVGEHTLLSRTGGAPSLAVGMAHLFSGVLGGRTAMALWYHFAIMFEALFILTTLDAGTRVGRFMLQDLAGHAWAPMRRVSWTPGAVLASLLFVAAWGHFLYQGVSDPLGGINSLWPLFGIANQLLAAVALCVGTTVIVRMGKARWMPVMLAPLAWLLVVTFTTGLTKLFSADPKLGFFAHARTLGAAVAGGGALPAGVASAAAARRMIGNDYLDAAVAGFFLAAVLVVLAASARVWWRALAGSGSGRARGFGATPTPAPMAGD from the coding sequence ATGCGCCGCCCCACCGCACGCGCCCTCCCGGGCGCCCTCCTCTGGCTCGCCGTCGCCCTGCTCGGCGCAGCCGCGTTCGCCGTCGTCGCCCTCGCGCGTGGCGAGCCCGTCAACGCCGCGTGGCTCGTCACGGCCGCCGTCTGCACCTACCTCGTCGCGTACCGGTTCTACGGCCGCGCGATCGCCCGCGGGCTCTTCGCCCTCGACCCCGACCGGCCGACGCCGGCGCACCGGCTGGCCGACGGGCGCGACTACGTGCCGACCAACCGCTGGGTCGTCTTCGGCCACCACTTCGCGGCGATCGCCGGCCCCGGCCCCCTCGTCGGCCCGACGCTCGCCGCGCAGTTCGGCTACCTGCCGGGCGCGCTCTGGCTGATCGTCGGCGTCGCGCTCGCGGGCGCGGTGCAGGACTTCGTCATCCTCTGCGCCTCGCTCCGCCGCGACGGCGCGTCGTTAGGCCAGATGGCCCGCGACGAGATCGGCCCGGTCGCCGGGCTCGCCGCGCAGCTCGCCGTGCTCGGCATCATGGTCGTGCTGATCTCGGTCATCGCGCTCGTGGTGGTGAACGCGCTCGCCGAGTCGCCGTGGGGGACGGTGACCGTGGCGCTGACGATCCCGATCGCGCTCCTGATGGGCGGCTACCTGCGCTGGGCGAGGCCCGGGCGCGTGCTCGAGGCGACCGCGATGGGGCTCGTCCTCCTCGCCGCCGCGCTCTGGGCCGGCCGCGCCGTCGCCGGCAGCCCGGCGCTCGCCCCGCTCTTCACGCTCTCCAAGCCCGCGCTCGCCTTCATCCTCATGGGCTACGGCTTCGCGGCGAGCGTGCTCCCGGTGTGGCTGCTGCTCGCCCCGCGCGACTACCTGAGCGCGTTCGTGAAGATCGGGGTCGTCGTCGCGCTCGCGCTCGGGATCGTCGTCGCGCACCCGCCGCTCGCGATGCCCGCGGTGACGCGCTTCGTCGACGGCACGGGGCCGGTGTTCGCGGGCAGGGTGTTCCCGTTCGTCTTCATCACCATCGCCTGCGGCGCGATCTCGGGGTTCCACGCGCTGATCGCGAGCGGCACCACGCCCAAGCTCCTCGACCGGGAGACCGACGCCCCGCTCGTCGGCTACGGCGCGATGCTCACGGAGTCGCTGGTCGCCGTGATGGCGCTCGTCGGCGCGTGCGTGCTCACCCCGGGCGTCTACTTCGCGATCAACGCCCCCGCCGGCGTGCTCGGCGCCACGGCCGCGAGCGCGGCCGCGAAGATCGCGACCTGGGGCTTCGCGGTGAGCCCGGCGGAGCTCGACGCGCTCGCGCGGCAGGTGGGCGAGCACACGCTCCTCTCGCGCACCGGCGGCGCGCCGTCGCTCGCGGTCGGCATGGCGCACCTGTTCAGCGGGGTGCTCGGCGGCCGGACGGCGATGGCGCTCTGGTACCACTTCGCGATCATGTTCGAGGCCCTGTTCATCCTCACGACGCTCGACGCGGGCACGCGCGTCGGGCGCTTCATGCTCCAGGACCTCGCGGGGCACGCGTGGGCGCCGATGCGCCGCGTGTCGTGGACGCCGGGCGCGGTGCTCGCGAGCCTGCTCTTCGTCGCCGCCTGGGGCCATTTTCTCTACCAGGGCGTGAGCGACCCGCTCGGCGGGATCAACTCGCTCTGGCCGCTCTTCGGCATCGCCAACCAGCTGCTCGCCGCCGTCGCGCTGTGCGTCGGGACGACGGTGATCGTCCGCATGGGCAAGGCGCGCTGGATGCCGGTCATGCTCGCGCCGCTCGCCTGGCTGCTCGTCGTCACGTTCACGACGGGGCTCACGAAGCTCTTCTCCGCCGACCCGAAGCTCGGCTTCTTCGCGCACGCGCGAACGTTAGGCGCTGCCGTCGCGGGCGGGGGCGCGCTCCCCGCTGGCGTCGCGTCGGCGGCCGCGGCGCGGCGGATGATCGGCAACGACTACCTGGACGCGGCGGTCGCCGGCTTCTTCCTCGCCGCGGTGCTCGTCGTGCTCGCGGCGTCCGCCCGCGTGTGGTGGCGCGCGCTCGCGGGCAGCGGGTCGGGGCGGGCGCGGGGGTTCGGCGCCACCCCGACGCCGGCGCCGATGGCGGGGGATTGA
- a CDS encoding type 12 methyltransferase: protein MTGPDDAADGAALVAALEREFRTVVEDVPVGGASISVLRPAEPEALIDEDAFARDERLPYWADVWPSTRVLAARLLAERGDGRRLLELGCGSGVAAVAAARAGFDVTATDYYDDALRFTRANVWRATGRACETRLVDWRALPRDLGRFDLVVASDVLYERPYAGLVARAIAGTLARGGVALVTDPGRIAAPAFVEAAEALGLVVREPEADVVEANGTRQTIRTYGLRRR from the coding sequence GTGACCGGACCGGACGACGCGGCCGACGGCGCCGCGCTCGTCGCCGCGCTCGAGCGCGAGTTCCGGACGGTGGTCGAGGACGTGCCCGTCGGCGGCGCGTCGATCTCGGTGCTGAGGCCGGCCGAGCCGGAGGCGCTGATCGACGAGGACGCGTTCGCGCGCGACGAGCGGCTGCCCTACTGGGCGGACGTGTGGCCGTCGACGCGCGTGCTCGCCGCGCGACTGCTGGCCGAGCGGGGCGACGGGCGGCGGCTGCTGGAGCTGGGCTGCGGGAGCGGGGTGGCCGCGGTCGCGGCGGCGCGGGCCGGTTTCGACGTGACCGCGACGGACTACTACGACGACGCGCTCCGCTTCACGCGCGCCAACGTGTGGCGCGCGACGGGGCGCGCGTGCGAGACGCGGCTCGTCGACTGGCGCGCCCTGCCGCGCGACCTCGGCCGGTTCGACCTCGTCGTCGCGTCCGACGTGCTGTACGAGCGGCCGTACGCCGGGCTCGTCGCGCGGGCGATCGCGGGGACGCTCGCGCGCGGCGGGGTGGCGCTCGTGACGGACCCGGGGCGGATCGCCGCGCCGGCGTTCGTCGAGGCGGCGGAGGCGCTCGGGCTGGTCGTGCGCGAGCCGGAGGCCGACGTGGTCGAGGCGAACGGCACGCGGCAGACGATTCGGACGTACGGGCTACGTCGCCGTTAG
- the etfA gene encoding electron transfer flavoprotein subunit alpha, with protein sequence MANVFAFVESRHGEVRKAGLEAVSAARLLADQTGGGDVHALIAGAPGVAGQAGRLAEVGADVVLVVEHPALDLYNPEAVSATVAERIRNGGYRAAVFSATSQGKDLSPRVAAKLRAPLAPDAIALAVEGDAIVVRHPMYTGKVIGSLRITASPALLSVRLGAIPVTPNAKAGRVEPVQPATDPAAARVKVVEMKEGNTGKIDLGEAPVIVAGGRGLKSADNFKLVEQLADSFGNAAVGATRAVTDEGWRPHSEQIGQTGRVVSPELYVAVGISGAIQHLAGMRTSKTIVAINKDKEAPIFKVADYGIVGDVFEVVPALADAVKQAKAQG encoded by the coding sequence ATGGCGAACGTGTTCGCATTCGTGGAGTCCCGGCACGGCGAGGTGCGCAAGGCGGGGCTGGAAGCGGTGAGCGCGGCGCGCCTGCTCGCCGACCAGACGGGGGGCGGGGACGTGCACGCGCTGATCGCGGGGGCGCCGGGCGTTGCCGGGCAGGCGGGGCGGCTGGCCGAGGTCGGGGCCGACGTGGTGCTCGTCGTCGAGCACCCGGCGCTCGACCTCTACAACCCCGAGGCGGTGTCGGCGACGGTCGCCGAGCGTATCAGGAACGGCGGCTACCGCGCCGCGGTGTTCTCGGCCACGTCGCAGGGCAAGGACCTGAGCCCGCGGGTCGCGGCCAAGCTGCGCGCGCCGCTCGCGCCCGACGCGATCGCGCTCGCGGTCGAGGGGGACGCGATCGTCGTCCGGCACCCGATGTACACGGGCAAGGTCATCGGCTCGCTCCGAATCACGGCGTCGCCCGCGCTGCTCTCGGTGCGGCTCGGCGCGATCCCCGTCACGCCGAACGCAAAGGCGGGGCGCGTGGAGCCAGTGCAGCCGGCGACCGACCCCGCCGCGGCGCGCGTCAAAGTCGTCGAGATGAAGGAGGGAAACACCGGCAAGATCGACCTCGGCGAGGCGCCGGTGATCGTCGCCGGCGGCCGCGGGCTCAAGAGCGCCGACAACTTCAAGCTCGTCGAGCAGCTCGCCGACTCGTTCGGCAACGCGGCCGTGGGTGCGACGCGCGCCGTCACCGACGAGGGGTGGCGGCCGCACTCGGAGCAGATCGGGCAGACGGGGCGCGTGGTGAGCCCGGAGCTCTACGTCGCGGTCGGCATCTCGGGGGCGATCCAGCACCTGGCCGGGATGCGCACGTCGAAGACGATCGTCGCGATCAACAAGGACAAGGAGGCCCCGATCTTCAAGGTGGCCGACTACGGGATCGTGGGCGACGTGTTCGAGGTCGTGCCGGCGCTGGCCGACGCGGTGAAGCAGGCGAAGGCGCAGGGCTGA
- a CDS encoding isocitrate dehydrogenase, translating to MPTTVTLIPGDGIGPSIADATVRVLEAAGADLDYDVQVAGQAGVSRYHDPIPDATLDSIRRTRLALKGPLETPVGEGFRSVNVALRKTFDLYANVRPAHVMLRGGRFDKVDTVLVRENTEGLYIGVEHYIKIGNDPKAAAESTLVITRYGSERIIRYAFEYAVAHGRQKVTLVHKANILKFSQGLFLDVGKEIAREYEGRIAFDTQIIDAMAMKLVIAPEQFDVIVTTNMFGDILSDQISGLVGGLGLAPGANIGEGAAIFEAVHGTAPDIAGKNVANPGALVLAAAMMLDHMGQKERGDRIRDAFEAQVREGRVLTRDLGGTAGTDEFTNELVARVRG from the coding sequence ATGCCCACGACTGTCACGCTCATCCCCGGCGACGGCATCGGCCCGAGCATCGCCGACGCCACGGTCCGCGTCCTCGAGGCCGCAGGCGCCGACCTCGACTACGACGTCCAGGTCGCCGGGCAGGCCGGCGTCTCGCGCTACCACGACCCGATCCCCGACGCGACCCTCGACTCGATCCGGCGCACGCGCCTCGCCCTCAAGGGGCCGCTCGAGACGCCGGTGGGCGAGGGGTTCCGCTCGGTGAACGTCGCGCTGCGCAAGACGTTCGACCTGTACGCGAACGTGCGCCCGGCGCACGTGATGCTCCGCGGCGGCCGCTTCGACAAGGTCGACACGGTGCTCGTGCGCGAGAACACCGAGGGGCTCTACATCGGAGTCGAGCACTACATCAAGATCGGCAACGACCCGAAGGCGGCGGCGGAGTCGACGCTCGTCATCACGCGCTACGGGTCGGAGCGGATCATCCGCTACGCGTTCGAGTACGCCGTGGCGCACGGGCGCCAGAAGGTCACGCTCGTGCACAAGGCGAACATCCTCAAGTTCTCGCAGGGGCTCTTCCTCGACGTCGGCAAGGAGATCGCGCGCGAGTACGAGGGGCGCATCGCCTTCGACACGCAGATCATCGACGCGATGGCGATGAAGCTCGTCATCGCCCCCGAGCAGTTCGACGTGATCGTGACGACGAACATGTTCGGCGACATCCTCTCGGACCAGATCTCGGGGCTCGTCGGCGGGCTGGGGCTCGCGCCCGGGGCGAACATCGGCGAGGGGGCGGCGATCTTCGAGGCGGTGCACGGGACCGCGCCCGACATCGCCGGAAAGAACGTCGCCAACCCGGGCGCGCTCGTCCTCGCGGCGGCGATGATGCTCGACCACATGGGGCAGAAGGAGCGCGGCGACCGCATCCGCGACGCCTTCGAGGCGCAGGTGCGCGAGGGGCGCGTGCTCACGCGCGACCTCGGCGGCACGGCCGGCACCGACGAGTTCACGAACGAGCTCGTCGCGCGCGTGCGCGGCTGA
- the etfB gene encoding electron transfer flavoprotein subunit beta, with amino-acid sequence MKIAVCIKRVPVMEVKFAIGKDGASVDETGLKYDVNDFDLWAVEAALQLNEKNAPGEVTVVSLGPDAAAEQLRKALSMGADRAVLLKADKQPADGFAVAEALAAELKGGNYDVIFFGKKSIDSDAQTVGPMVAELLDLPCVTSVFKLDIAGGKGTAMRALEGAAEVLEFPLPAVITVDEGLNKERLPSLKGIMAAKKKPLETKPAQLGSAAVTVARMELPPERGAGRIVGQGAAAVPELVKLLQSEAKVI; translated from the coding sequence GTGAAGATTGCCGTCTGCATCAAGCGCGTCCCGGTCATGGAGGTGAAGTTCGCGATCGGCAAGGACGGCGCGAGCGTCGACGAGACCGGGCTCAAGTATGACGTGAACGACTTCGACCTGTGGGCGGTCGAGGCCGCGCTGCAGTTGAACGAGAAGAACGCGCCCGGCGAGGTCACCGTCGTCTCGCTCGGCCCCGACGCGGCGGCGGAGCAGCTGCGTAAGGCGCTCTCGATGGGGGCGGACAGGGCCGTGCTCCTCAAGGCCGACAAGCAGCCGGCGGACGGCTTTGCCGTGGCCGAGGCGCTCGCCGCGGAGCTCAAGGGCGGGAACTACGACGTGATCTTCTTCGGCAAGAAGTCGATCGACTCGGACGCGCAGACGGTCGGCCCGATGGTCGCCGAGCTGCTCGACCTGCCGTGCGTGACGAGCGTGTTCAAGCTCGACATCGCGGGCGGGAAGGGGACGGCGATGCGCGCGCTCGAGGGGGCGGCCGAAGTGCTCGAGTTCCCGCTGCCGGCGGTGATCACGGTCGACGAGGGGCTCAACAAGGAGCGCCTGCCGTCGCTCAAGGGGATCATGGCGGCGAAAAAGAAGCCGCTCGAGACGAAGCCCGCGCAGCTCGGGTCCGCGGCGGTGACGGTCGCAAGGATGGAGCTGCCGCCGGAGCGCGGGGCGGGGCGGATCGTCGGGCAGGGCGCGGCCGCGGTGCCGGAGCTCGTGAAGCTCCTGCAGAGCGAAGCGAAGGTGATCTGA
- a CDS encoding metallophosphoesterase, protein MALRVFHVSDLHFGRPAVPAQVEALERLVERERYDVVAVSGDLTQRARSGEFQRAAVFLRDAGRVSHTIVVPGNHDVLWWKAPLGIGDDAEMYANYRDYVSADLEPVLRVPGAPGAVFVGLNTAQGVLPQTLTWNVRDISIIGHLRRSQVERAGAEFAAAPAGDYRVVVMHHNPVMGELSQRHGLKHTRRVLGAFAEIGTDLVLCGHDHQEAVHEVETTKKGTIVSTAGTVSNRSRGGRPSSANVLTLRADGIDITTLVWSQAARDFVPGPQRSFVR, encoded by the coding sequence GTGGCGCTCCGCGTCTTCCACGTCTCCGACCTGCACTTCGGCCGCCCGGCCGTCCCGGCGCAGGTCGAGGCGCTGGAGCGGCTCGTCGAGCGGGAGCGCTACGACGTCGTGGCCGTCTCGGGCGACCTCACGCAGCGGGCGCGCTCGGGGGAGTTCCAGCGCGCGGCGGTGTTCCTGCGCGACGCGGGGCGGGTGAGCCACACGATCGTCGTCCCCGGCAACCACGACGTGCTCTGGTGGAAGGCGCCGTTAGGCATCGGCGACGACGCGGAGATGTACGCCAACTACCGCGACTACGTCTCCGCGGACCTCGAGCCGGTGCTGCGCGTGCCGGGCGCCCCCGGGGCGGTCTTCGTCGGGCTCAACACCGCGCAGGGCGTGCTCCCGCAGACGCTGACCTGGAACGTGCGCGACATCTCGATCATCGGCCACCTGCGCCGCTCGCAGGTCGAGCGCGCGGGGGCGGAGTTCGCCGCCGCGCCCGCGGGCGACTACCGCGTGGTCGTCATGCACCACAACCCGGTCATGGGCGAGCTGTCGCAGCGGCACGGGCTCAAGCACACCCGCCGGGTGTTAGGCGCGTTCGCCGAGATCGGCACGGACCTCGTGCTCTGCGGGCACGACCACCAGGAGGCGGTGCACGAGGTGGAGACCACAAAGAAGGGGACGATCGTGTCGACGGCGGGCACGGTGAGCAACCGCTCGCGCGGCGGGCGCCCGTCGTCGGCGAACGTGCTGACGCTGCGCGCGGACGGGATCGACATCACGACCCTCGTCTGGTCGCAGGCGGCGCGCGACTTCGTGCCCGGGCCGCAGCGGTCGTTCGTGCGGTGA